A single genomic interval of Peribacillus sp. FSL H8-0477 harbors:
- the ltrA gene encoding group II intron reverse transcriptase/maturase, which yields METKLLRIAKLAKSDPKMKFTSLAHLLNKQSLVQCHVELPNKKATGINGTTKEQYSETLEENIVDLVNRLKSKSYHPVPVRRMYIPKLNSNKKRPLGIPEHEDKIVQKGITKILNAIYENDFLDCSFGFRPNRNCHDALKILNHYIEKKSVNYVVDVDIKGFFDNVDHIWMMEFLKLRIADPNLLRIIGRFLKGGYMEEGKKYKTDKGTPQGGVISPVLANLYLHYVLDLWFEKKVRKQCKGQAYIVRYADDFVCCFQYKSEAQEFFHSLKERLQKFNLEIAEDKTKIIPFGRFAEKDAKQTGNRKPATFDFLGFTHYCGKSKQGYFRVKRKTSRKKLQGKLKESKEWIKNNRNKNIHMIMDRFKRSLVGYFNYYCITDNTPSVNKFKDKIQYLLFKWLNRRSQRKSFTWEKFRLFLRKYPLPSPRVKVNIYDLRKKISYIL from the coding sequence ATGGAAACAAAACTATTAAGGATAGCAAAATTAGCAAAATCTGATCCGAAGATGAAATTTACATCTCTTGCACATTTACTAAATAAGCAATCCCTAGTTCAATGTCATGTTGAATTACCTAATAAGAAGGCAACTGGGATTAACGGCACAACTAAAGAGCAATACAGTGAAACACTAGAGGAAAATATAGTGGACTTAGTAAATAGGCTCAAAAGCAAAAGTTATCATCCTGTTCCCGTAAGGAGAATGTATATTCCTAAGCTTAACTCCAACAAGAAAAGACCCTTGGGGATACCGGAACATGAAGATAAGATTGTGCAGAAAGGCATTACAAAAATACTAAATGCCATCTATGAAAATGATTTCCTAGACTGCTCTTTTGGATTCCGCCCAAATCGTAATTGTCACGATGCTTTGAAGATATTAAATCATTATATTGAAAAGAAATCAGTAAATTATGTAGTAGATGTAGATATCAAAGGATTCTTCGACAACGTTGACCACATATGGATGATGGAGTTCTTAAAACTGCGAATTGCTGACCCTAACCTACTAAGAATAATAGGTAGGTTTCTTAAAGGTGGATACATGGAGGAAGGCAAGAAATATAAGACAGATAAAGGCACGCCGCAAGGTGGAGTCATATCTCCGGTACTTGCCAATCTATACCTCCATTATGTCCTGGACCTATGGTTTGAGAAGAAGGTTAGAAAACAGTGTAAAGGCCAAGCATACATAGTTAGATATGCAGATGACTTTGTGTGTTGTTTCCAATATAAGAGCGAAGCTCAGGAATTCTTTCACTCATTAAAGGAAAGATTACAGAAGTTTAACCTAGAAATAGCGGAGGATAAAACCAAAATTATCCCCTTCGGGAGGTTTGCGGAGAAAGATGCAAAACAAACGGGGAATAGAAAACCTGCAACCTTTGACTTCCTCGGTTTTACACATTATTGTGGGAAGAGTAAACAAGGATACTTTCGTGTGAAACGGAAAACAAGTAGGAAGAAGCTACAAGGTAAACTAAAGGAATCGAAAGAATGGATAAAGAATAACCGTAATAAAAATATTCATATGATTATGGATAGATTTAAACGCTCGCTTGTAGGCTATTTTAACTACTATTGCATCACGGATAATACGCCAAGTGTTAACAAATTCAAAGACAAAATCCAATATTTATTATTTAAATGGCTCAACAGGAGAAGTCAGAGGAAATCCTTTACTTGGGAAAAATTCAGGCTCTTTCTTCGTAAATATCCTTTACCTTCACCAAGAGTTAAGGTGAATATATATGACTTAAGAAAAAAGATTAGCTACATTTTGTGA
- a CDS encoding DUF4190 domain-containing protein, whose product MKIINNKSIVSLILGVLSIVIPYIGLILGILGLVISSKSIVEIEESNEKGRGLAISGRVCSIVGLCFQLLLIFLLILSISVYFITDPKW is encoded by the coding sequence ATGAAAATAATAAATAATAAATCTATTGTTTCATTAATATTAGGAGTATTATCAATAGTCATACCTTATATTGGCTTAATTCTTGGTATTCTTGGACTTGTTATATCATCTAAAAGTATTGTAGAAATTGAGGAATCCAATGAAAAAGGTAGAGGTTTGGCTATTTCAGGTAGGGTTTGTAGTATTGTAGGGTTATGTTTTCAATTACTTCTAATTTTCCTTCTGATTTTGTCAATCAGTGTTTATTTCATTACTGATCCTAAGTGGTAA
- a CDS encoding DUF4260 domain-containing protein, with amino-acid sequence MTNNQLIRVENGVAFALSLYLYLQLDFPIWLFFVLLFVPDCTIIGYVINKKIGASMYNVGHSFLLPLLLAGSYLYISNDYLLMISIIWAAHIFLDRLLGFGLKYEDSFNQTHIQRL; translated from the coding sequence ATGACCAATAACCAATTAATCCGTGTCGAAAACGGAGTTGCTTTTGCTCTTTCATTATATCTATACCTGCAGTTAGACTTTCCGATTTGGCTATTTTTTGTCCTTTTGTTCGTTCCTGATTGTACCATAATCGGTTATGTCATTAACAAGAAAATAGGGGCAAGTATGTATAATGTCGGACACAGTTTTCTTTTACCGCTGCTTTTAGCAGGAAGTTACCTGTACATTTCCAACGATTATTTACTTATGATATCAATCATCTGGGCAGCACATATCTTTTTGGATCGACTATTAGGTTTTGGGTTGAAATATGAAGATTCATTTAATCAAACACATATCCAAAGGCTTTAA
- a CDS encoding MerR family transcriptional regulator yields the protein MQIKDFAEKYQIQTDTIRYYEKENLLKPTRRENGYREYNEESEKQLQLIIVLKQLGFSIKEIQQLLVLSAESITPECNKASVGLFNQKITKLEEKIEFYQQALTVLQTIKKLVQEEKYIENKTEIEELIRGVYNDQ from the coding sequence ATGCAAATCAAAGATTTTGCTGAGAAATATCAAATTCAGACGGATACCATACGATATTACGAGAAAGAGAACTTATTGAAACCAACAAGACGTGAAAATGGGTACCGGGAATATAATGAAGAAAGTGAAAAACAGCTGCAGCTTATCATTGTATTAAAGCAACTAGGTTTTTCAATAAAAGAGATACAACAATTGTTAGTATTAAGTGCTGAATCAATCACACCCGAATGCAACAAAGCTTCAGTCGGGTTATTCAATCAAAAAATCACGAAACTTGAGGAAAAAATTGAGTTTTATCAACAAGCATTAACCGTATTGCAAACGATAAAAAAACTCGTACAAGAAGAGAAATACATAGAAAATAAAACAGAAATTGAAGAGTTGATCAGAGGGGTATACAATGACCAATAA
- a CDS encoding VanZ family protein, giving the protein MTKQQKRKRGVLFILLCLYLAGLVYFMFFGFGRSDLAETQEYRYWLIPDQIPLWVPRSFSIDTIKLWIFALGNLLAFVPFGILVPMVFKNQMKSFIRFIFLFVVFIFCMEVLQMVTYLGSFDATDIMVNTMGAAIGFCSYKISERMKTSRTKRISMGVTIVGLSLVSFFIAEIFNEKVTPYIENIFGRL; this is encoded by the coding sequence GTGACAAAACAACAAAAAAGGAAAAGGGGAGTTCTTTTTATCCTCTTGTGTCTTTATTTAGCCGGATTGGTTTACTTCATGTTTTTCGGGTTTGGACGTTCAGACCTCGCAGAAACCCAAGAATATCGGTATTGGCTGATACCAGATCAAATCCCTTTATGGGTTCCTAGGTCTTTTTCGATAGACACTATAAAACTATGGATCTTTGCTCTTGGTAACCTTTTGGCGTTTGTTCCATTTGGAATACTTGTGCCGATGGTCTTTAAAAACCAGATGAAATCTTTCATTAGGTTTATTTTCTTGTTTGTCGTTTTTATTTTTTGTATGGAAGTCCTTCAAATGGTCACCTATTTAGGAAGCTTTGATGCAACGGATATTATGGTAAATACCATGGGCGCAGCAATTGGTTTCTGTTCATACAAAATAAGTGAACGGATGAAGACTTCAAGAACAAAACGTATCTCGATGGGAGTGACTATTGTGGGATTATCTTTGGTGTCGTTCTTCATTGCGGAGATATTTAATGAAAAAGTCACGCCCTACATTGAAAACATTTTTGGACGTTTATGA
- a CDS encoding DinB family protein has protein sequence MNIYCKGIINQMDMAVDSVIKLMNTLSNEDLSIKSNPEKWSIGELLAHMSVICKADFLIGLGTSEEELDRYYEEAEPEMNLNAIVSTLQDNYSFLRESLVELEEKELLRVTTSFFGAVHSRYEWLLDTQAHFYHHRGQLHAMLVHVLNREPNVQLFE, from the coding sequence TTGAACATTTATTGTAAGGGAATCATTAATCAGATGGATATGGCGGTCGATTCTGTTATCAAGCTGATGAATACGTTAAGCAACGAAGACCTATCCATCAAATCAAATCCAGAAAAATGGTCTATCGGTGAACTATTGGCGCACATGTCGGTTATATGTAAAGCCGATTTCCTAATCGGTTTAGGAACCTCAGAGGAGGAACTGGATCGGTACTATGAGGAAGCTGAGCCGGAAATGAATCTGAATGCCATTGTTTCCACTCTGCAAGATAACTACTCATTTCTTAGAGAGAGTTTAGTAGAATTGGAGGAAAAGGAGTTGTTGCGGGTAACCACTTCCTTTTTCGGGGCTGTGCATTCGCGATATGAGTGGCTTCTGGATACGCAGGCTCATTTCTATCATCACCGTGGTCAGCTGCATGCCATGCTTGTACATGTTTTGAATCGAGAACCGAATGTACAATTGTTCGAATAA
- a CDS encoding DUF5412 domain-containing protein, whose protein sequence is MEYIEEKTVQNEPKKFYIKALMILGLLLVGYGVYWVFFDMNRLPTGDYLTEETSADGEYTVKTYVSSGGATTGYAVRGELVFNNSNKKTKTIYWNYREESASITWTDNDTVEINGHSLDVPKDKFDFRRH, encoded by the coding sequence ATGGAGTATATAGAAGAAAAGACTGTTCAAAATGAACCGAAGAAATTTTATATAAAGGCACTTATGATTTTGGGTTTGTTATTGGTCGGATATGGTGTGTATTGGGTATTTTTTGATATGAATAGGTTACCGACAGGAGATTATCTTACAGAAGAGACATCGGCTGATGGGGAATACACTGTTAAAACATATGTCTCTAGCGGAGGTGCTACAACGGGATATGCTGTTCGCGGCGAGTTGGTCTTTAATAACAGCAATAAAAAAACCAAAACTATATATTGGAATTATCGAGAGGAGTCTGCGAGTATTACTTGGACAGACAATGATACAGTTGAGATTAATGGACATTCATTAGATGTGCCAAAGGATAAATTTGATTTTAGACGACATTGA
- a CDS encoding class I SAM-dependent methyltransferase yields MIALVYDQLNQWGKDDNFFMELLVSTESKAIADLGCGTGRITVEMAKAGYRVTAIDPNAEAIQYAKKKDYAEVVTWIIGDSADLETAAYDAVIMTANVAQVFITDESWKTVVHDAYCALKPGGHFIFDTRNPNVKAWEEWQKDDKIDQIQDLNTGDTLTMWDEYEGLNGSVFTFYEKIKNEKTNVVIEDKVQLIFRSYEEINESLHQAGFTKVKAYEDWEFKLATSKAKSFIFHSVK; encoded by the coding sequence ATGATTGCACTTGTTTATGATCAATTAAATCAATGGGGAAAAGATGATAACTTTTTTATGGAGTTGCTTGTATCTACGGAGTCCAAAGCAATTGCTGATTTAGGGTGTGGCACAGGGAGAATAACCGTTGAAATGGCAAAGGCAGGTTATCGTGTAACAGCTATTGATCCAAATGCTGAAGCTATTCAGTATGCTAAGAAAAAGGATTATGCAGAGGTTGTAACGTGGATTATAGGTGATAGCGCAGATTTGGAAACAGCAGCTTATGATGCAGTTATCATGACAGCCAATGTCGCACAGGTATTTATAACAGATGAAAGCTGGAAAACTGTTGTCCATGATGCTTATTGCGCATTGAAACCAGGTGGTCACTTTATTTTTGATACACGTAATCCTAATGTTAAGGCATGGGAAGAATGGCAAAAAGACGATAAAATAGACCAAATTCAAGATTTGAACACAGGAGATACATTAACCATGTGGGATGAATATGAAGGATTAAATGGTAGTGTCTTTACTTTCTATGAAAAAATAAAAAATGAAAAAACAAACGTAGTAATTGAAGACAAAGTACAACTTATTTTTCGTAGCTATGAGGAAATAAACGAGTCACTTCATCAGGCTGGATTTACTAAAGTTAAGGCATATGAGGATTGGGAATTTAAACTCGCGACATCAAAAGCTAAATCGTTTATTTTCCATAGTGTGAAATAA
- a CDS encoding glutaredoxin family protein translates to MSEVTVLLWAKNGCSYCEDVKEFFAEKQIDYKVIDVTEHDNRRDILEAKYGVRYVPVIEIGKDGQYTGVTELGLKALEKELKVQKVL, encoded by the coding sequence ATGAGTGAGGTAACTGTATTATTATGGGCGAAAAATGGTTGTTCTTATTGTGAGGATGTAAAAGAATTCTTTGCAGAAAAACAAATCGATTATAAGGTGATTGATGTGACAGAGCATGATAATCGCCGTGATATTTTAGAAGCAAAATATGGCGTCCGTTATGTGCCGGTCATTGAAATCGGAAAAGACGGACAATATACAGGTGTAACTGAACTAGGTTTAAAGGCGCTTGAAAAAGAATTAAAGGTACAGAAAGTCTTATAG
- a CDS encoding amino acid ABC transporter permease, translated as MQLDLSFILTALQSILPALPMTFLIAFVPLLLGLLIGIVVALVRLSDWKISKVILNVYVSFYRGTPVILHIFLIYFGMPLIAEEWFDISLNGWPIVIFVIIALTLNAGAFLSEIIRSGIMSITNHQIDAALSLGMTTFQMYRRIILPQAFVAAIPNLTNILIAFLHSSSIAFLVSVKEITGAANIIASSNLKYLESFIAVGIVYWVVTILIEVLANQIEKKLTAHLRQGVVQA; from the coding sequence ATGCAACTGGATCTATCATTTATATTGACAGCACTGCAAAGTATTTTGCCGGCATTACCGATGACTTTCCTGATTGCCTTTGTACCGCTGTTATTGGGATTACTAATTGGTATTGTTGTAGCTTTAGTCCGCTTGAGTGATTGGAAGATTAGTAAGGTCATTTTGAACGTTTATGTATCCTTTTATAGAGGGACCCCTGTTATTCTTCACATATTCTTAATTTATTTTGGTATGCCGCTCATCGCAGAAGAGTGGTTTGACATTTCGCTTAATGGCTGGCCAATCGTTATTTTCGTTATTATAGCATTAACGCTTAATGCAGGGGCATTTCTATCTGAGATTATCCGTTCAGGTATTATGAGTATCACGAACCATCAAATAGATGCAGCTCTATCACTAGGTATGACGACATTCCAGATGTATAGGCGCATTATTTTGCCGCAAGCTTTTGTGGCGGCAATTCCGAACCTCACAAATATTTTGATTGCGTTTTTACACAGTTCATCGATTGCCTTTCTGGTATCAGTAAAAGAGATTACAGGCGCAGCGAACATTATCGCATCTAGTAATCTTAAATACTTAGAATCGTTTATAGCTGTTGGTATTGTTTACTGGGTTGTAACGATTTTGATTGAAGTATTAGCCAATCAAATAGAAAAAAAATTAACGGCACATTTGCGTCAAGGCGTTGTGCAAGCTTAA
- a CDS encoding amino acid ABC transporter permease, with protein sequence MLEFHYIAEFIPTLLSYLPVTLVIFLSSILLGLLLGLMIAVTKLYKIPILKEFATVYISFIRGTPILIQLFLIYYGLPFVVSLFGIDISRMEAMIFVVIAYTLNNAGQFAEIFRAAVKSIDFGQTEAAYSIGMSSRHTFIRIVLPQAFRVALPNIGSASVSSLKDTSLAFSIGVMDMMGRGETLIAATMRTFEVYIGLAIIYYLIVLLLEALFRRIEKYYSRHIPGPVSEG encoded by the coding sequence ATGCTTGAATTCCACTATATTGCGGAATTTATACCGACTTTACTTAGTTATTTACCGGTTACTCTCGTAATTTTTTTATCCTCAATACTCTTGGGGTTACTGCTCGGACTGATGATAGCTGTGACTAAACTGTATAAAATTCCGATCCTTAAAGAGTTTGCGACGGTATATATTTCGTTTATTCGCGGCACTCCGATATTGATTCAATTGTTCTTGATTTACTATGGGCTGCCATTTGTCGTTAGCTTGTTCGGTATTGACATATCCCGTATGGAGGCCATGATATTTGTTGTCATTGCCTATACATTGAACAATGCAGGCCAATTCGCAGAAATTTTTCGTGCAGCGGTTAAATCCATTGATTTCGGTCAAACAGAGGCAGCTTACTCCATAGGCATGTCATCCCGTCACACTTTTATTCGAATCGTTTTGCCACAGGCATTCCGCGTTGCCTTACCAAATATCGGCAGTGCTTCTGTCAGTTCCTTGAAAGACACCTCACTAGCCTTTTCAATTGGTGTGATGGATATGATGGGAAGAGGGGAAACATTAATTGCCGCCACGATGCGGACATTCGAGGTTTATATTGGTTTAGCCATTATCTATTATCTCATTGTACTGCTCTTGGAAGCACTATTTAGACGGATTGAAAAATATTATAGCCGGCATATACCTGGCCCAGTATCGGAGGGATAG
- a CDS encoding transporter substrate-binding domain-containing protein, whose translation MKNIKKAWLTTFLSISVIVLGACGSDNTSGGSKEEKAQEVIIGTGNDMLDIAYINEKGKLTGYDVELLRVIDKRLEDVSFKFESMDFSNLLLNLETGKIDMIAHNMAKNKEREEKFLFNKQHYNAIPTHVVVNEKNTDIQSIDDLSGKKVGAVPTSNASLFFEQYKKEHKLNTEIVYIPTNTDMTNQLKTGRVDALFSFPFSVKANNEKADAQQKIVGDALLYTDIYFLFNKKDEELAAKIDGAVKELIEDGTISDLLVEWFDEDYSDQLKD comes from the coding sequence ATGAAGAACATTAAAAAAGCATGGCTAACAACCTTCCTATCAATAAGCGTAATTGTCCTCGGAGCATGTGGAAGCGATAATACTTCAGGTGGATCAAAAGAAGAGAAAGCACAAGAAGTTATTATCGGGACAGGGAACGATATGCTGGATATTGCCTATATTAATGAAAAAGGCAAATTAACCGGATACGATGTTGAACTGTTGCGTGTAATTGATAAACGCCTAGAGGATGTTTCTTTTAAATTTGAATCGATGGATTTCTCAAACCTATTATTGAACTTAGAAACAGGGAAAATCGATATGATTGCACATAACATGGCCAAAAATAAAGAGAGAGAAGAAAAATTCCTATTCAATAAACAACATTATAATGCCATTCCTACACATGTAGTGGTTAATGAAAAGAATACGGATATTCAATCAATTGATGATTTATCAGGGAAAAAAGTAGGGGCCGTACCAACAAGCAATGCCTCGCTATTTTTTGAACAATATAAAAAAGAGCATAAATTAAACACAGAAATTGTATACATTCCGACAAATACAGATATGACCAATCAATTGAAAACGGGTCGCGTTGATGCACTATTCTCTTTCCCATTCTCAGTAAAGGCGAACAACGAAAAAGCAGATGCCCAGCAAAAAATAGTTGGCGATGCACTGTTATATACCGACATCTACTTCCTATTCAATAAGAAAGATGAAGAGCTGGCTGCGAAAATAGACGGCGCTGTGAAAGAGTTGATTGAAGATGGTACGATTTCAGATTTATTGGTTGAATGGTTTGATGAAGATTATTCCGATCAACTGAAGGATTAA
- a CDS encoding LLM class flavin-dependent oxidoreductase has product MYTLSILDQSPMLKGDTAEQALQRTIELARFADEKGFKRFWVSEHHQTKELAGSSPEILVAHLLAKTNKIRIGSGGVMLTHYSPYKVAENFHILSSLAPGRVDLGVGKAPGGLPTATKALQYNGLSNPNDFYTRLKELQLYIKGDNSLAAEPAPQIPPEIVLLGGSAGSAEYAAQLGITYTFAQFINSNEEQLAEAIRVYKDCNPTGTFAVGIAVVVADSREEAKNLLKNTDLFRVHIEDGGKFTLTSFESAERFGLETGKKFTIETVSSPAIAGTASDIFEKFDTLHESGIDEFIIHTPILEEEARFRSIELVSQHNAVSL; this is encoded by the coding sequence ATGTATACATTATCAATTTTAGATCAAAGCCCAATGTTGAAGGGCGATACGGCAGAGCAAGCATTGCAAAGGACGATTGAATTGGCCCGATTTGCCGATGAAAAAGGGTTTAAGCGTTTCTGGGTATCTGAGCATCATCAAACAAAGGAATTGGCTGGATCTTCTCCAGAAATATTGGTGGCACATTTACTCGCAAAAACAAATAAGATTCGCATTGGTTCAGGCGGAGTAATGCTTACACATTACAGCCCGTATAAAGTTGCCGAGAACTTTCATATTTTATCGAGCTTAGCCCCTGGCCGGGTTGATTTGGGAGTTGGCAAGGCACCAGGTGGATTGCCAACTGCAACAAAAGCTCTACAATATAACGGTTTAAGTAATCCCAATGATTTTTATACCCGTTTAAAAGAATTGCAGCTTTATATAAAGGGAGATAATTCACTGGCTGCCGAACCTGCTCCGCAAATACCCCCAGAAATAGTTTTGCTGGGAGGCAGTGCCGGTAGTGCTGAATATGCTGCACAATTAGGAATTACCTATACATTTGCACAGTTCATCAACAGCAATGAAGAACAATTGGCTGAAGCGATTCGTGTATACAAAGATTGTAACCCGACCGGAACTTTTGCGGTTGGAATTGCCGTTGTTGTTGCGGATAGTAGGGAAGAAGCGAAGAACCTTTTGAAAAACACGGACTTGTTTCGTGTCCATATAGAGGACGGTGGTAAATTCACACTAACTAGTTTTGAGAGTGCAGAACGCTTTGGGCTAGAAACGGGAAAAAAATTCACCATAGAAACGGTTTCTTCACCAGCTATTGCCGGTACTGCCTCAGATATTTTTGAAAAGTTCGACACGTTACATGAAAGCGGGATTGATGAATTTATTATTCACACACCTATTTTGGAAGAAGAGGCACGTTTTCGGTCAATTGAATTAGTAAGTCAGCATAATGCTGTGTCTTTATAA
- a CDS encoding amino acid ABC transporter ATP-binding protein, with protein MIKLENIQKSFGKNEVLKGIDLEVHKGDIISILGPSGSGKTTLLRCINFLDKATSGTVTIDNLSLDVKHASKKNIIELRKKTGMVFQNYNLFQHKTVIENIIEGPVIVQNRSLEEAKESARKLLEKVGLSHKENAYPSSLSGGQQQRVGIARALAMNPEVLLLDEPTSALDPELVGEVLQVIRKIAKEGITMIIVTHEMNFAREVSNHLIFMDSGVIVESGTPKQIFDDPKHARTKQFLKRLTPELTFEI; from the coding sequence ATGATAAAGCTTGAAAATATCCAAAAATCATTTGGGAAAAATGAAGTGTTAAAAGGAATTGATTTAGAAGTACACAAAGGTGATATTATTTCCATTTTAGGGCCGAGTGGTTCAGGCAAGACAACACTTCTGCGCTGCATTAACTTTCTGGATAAAGCAACGAGCGGGACTGTGACTATAGATAATCTGTCCCTTGATGTCAAACATGCCTCCAAAAAGAATATTATTGAACTTCGCAAAAAGACGGGGATGGTTTTTCAAAACTATAACTTGTTCCAGCATAAAACAGTGATAGAGAACATCATTGAAGGACCGGTCATCGTCCAGAATCGCAGTCTAGAAGAGGCAAAAGAAAGTGCCCGTAAGCTATTAGAGAAAGTAGGCTTATCACATAAAGAAAATGCGTATCCCAGTTCATTGTCCGGAGGGCAGCAGCAACGTGTCGGAATCGCTCGCGCATTAGCCATGAATCCGGAAGTACTCTTATTGGATGAACCTACGTCTGCCTTAGATCCGGAACTGGTAGGGGAAGTACTCCAAGTTATCCGTAAAATTGCGAAAGAGGGAATTACGATGATTATTGTGACGCATGAAATGAATTTTGCGCGGGAAGTCTCTAATCATCTTATTTTCATGGATAGCGGAGTCATTGTTGAGTCCGGCACTCCAAAACAAATATTTGATGATCCAAAACATGCACGGACAAAACAGTTTTTAAAACGATTGACTCCAGAGCTGACGTTTGAGATTTAA
- a CDS encoding LLM class flavin-dependent oxidoreductase, which yields MDMSIKQFHFGAMIHGVGGQMSLWRHPDIEPSQSVSLSYYVQQAKVAEKGLFDAVFIADGLYIHEKSLPHFLNRFEPITILSALAMATEKVGLVGTISTSYSEPFTVARQLASLDLISGGRAGWNVVTTPLENTALNYSKTIEDHPKHGERYEIAKEYLDVVHGLWNSWEEDAFTYDVENDRFFDPSKMHNVNYKGKYFSVAGPLNIQRSKQGEPVIFQAGSSPAGIAFAGREAEAIFANSVSIEENKKLSDKLKQAALGNGRNPDQLLVLPGISPIIGQTREEAEKKYSEVAELVSAEKAIAFLGRYFDHHDFSQYHLHEQFPELGDIGRNSFQSVTDRIKRYAKEEKLTLYEVAIREATPKGAFVGTAEDVADEVIKWIEAGAADGFMILADVPHALEDFVEQVIPILQQRGHYKTKYETDTLREHLGLPNKPSNYRNVSV from the coding sequence ATGGATATGTCAATCAAACAATTTCACTTTGGTGCAATGATCCATGGTGTAGGCGGGCAAATGTCTCTGTGGAGGCATCCGGATATTGAACCATCGCAAAGCGTGAGTTTATCTTATTATGTCCAACAGGCAAAAGTTGCGGAAAAAGGCTTGTTCGATGCCGTATTTATTGCTGATGGACTGTATATCCATGAAAAGTCTTTGCCTCACTTTTTAAATCGCTTTGAACCGATCACCATTTTATCTGCGCTTGCCATGGCAACTGAAAAGGTAGGATTAGTGGGAACGATTTCAACATCTTACAGTGAGCCCTTTACGGTAGCACGTCAATTGGCTTCGTTAGATTTAATAAGCGGCGGCAGAGCTGGCTGGAATGTCGTTACAACACCACTGGAAAATACAGCACTGAACTACAGCAAAACCATTGAAGATCATCCGAAACATGGGGAACGTTATGAGATTGCCAAAGAGTATTTAGATGTTGTACATGGGTTATGGAACTCATGGGAAGAAGATGCATTTACATACGATGTTGAAAATGATCGGTTTTTCGATCCCTCTAAAATGCACAATGTAAACTATAAGGGTAAGTATTTTTCAGTAGCAGGACCCCTTAATATTCAGAGGTCTAAACAGGGAGAGCCTGTCATTTTTCAGGCAGGTTCATCCCCTGCTGGAATTGCGTTTGCTGGCCGAGAAGCGGAAGCTATTTTTGCTAATTCCGTATCGATTGAAGAGAATAAAAAGCTTTCAGATAAATTGAAGCAGGCTGCTTTAGGAAATGGACGAAACCCTGATCAATTGCTTGTATTGCCAGGTATTTCCCCAATTATTGGTCAAACAAGAGAAGAAGCTGAGAAAAAGTATAGTGAAGTAGCTGAATTGGTATCCGCTGAGAAAGCAATTGCGTTTTTGGGCCGGTATTTCGACCATCATGACTTTTCACAATATCATTTGCATGAGCAGTTTCCAGAGCTGGGCGATATCGGCCGTAATAGTTTCCAATCAGTAACCGATCGTATAAAACGATACGCCAAAGAGGAAAAATTGACCCTGTATGAAGTGGCCATCCGTGAAGCGACACCGAAAGGAGCTTTTGTGGGTACGGCTGAAGATGTTGCGGATGAAGTGATTAAGTGGATTGAAGCGGGTGCGGCAGATGGGTTTATGATATTGGCAGATGTCCCACATGCATTGGAGGACTTTGTTGAGCAGGTCATACCGATTCTTCAACAACGCGGCCATTATAAAACCAAGTATGAAACCGATACTTTGCGTGAACATCTGGGTTTGCCGAATAAACCTAGTAACTATAGGAATGTCTCAGTATAA